The following coding sequences are from one Candidatus Binataceae bacterium window:
- the carA gene encoding glutamine-hydrolyzing carbamoyl-phosphate synthase small subunit, with product MAAGEAILALADGRIFRGRAFGAIGETVGEIVFNTAMTGYQEVLTDPSYKGQIVCMTYPEIGNVGVNAEDAESQRVYVEGFVVKEYCPRPSNWRSEMTLGEYLERAGVVGIEGIDTRALVRHIRTHGAQEAVISSLDLDPAALVARAKASPGLVGRDLVKEVTCEASFDWELGDWTLGEGYHRPTTEELRAAPLVVALDYGAKRNILRRLVASGFRVRVMPATATAQQVLAAGPDGVFLSNGPADPAALPYAHAAVRELIGKKPIFGICLGHQILGLALGGRTYKLTFGHHGANHPVMDLRTRRVEITSQNHGFAVDADSLAGRAELSHLNLNDRTVEGLRGVGVPFFSVQYHPEASPGPHDASYLFRRFRRLVEAFPRWGAEALDRIATEEGHGAVA from the coding sequence ATGGCGGCGGGCGAGGCGATACTGGCGCTCGCTGACGGGCGCATCTTTCGCGGCCGCGCCTTCGGCGCGATTGGCGAAACAGTCGGCGAGATCGTCTTCAACACCGCCATGACCGGCTACCAGGAGGTGCTCACCGATCCCTCTTACAAAGGGCAGATCGTGTGCATGACCTACCCCGAAATCGGCAACGTCGGGGTCAACGCGGAGGACGCCGAGTCGCAGCGCGTATACGTCGAAGGCTTCGTGGTCAAGGAGTACTGCCCGCGGCCGTCGAACTGGCGCTCGGAAATGACGCTCGGCGAATACCTCGAACGCGCAGGGGTGGTCGGAATCGAGGGAATCGACACTCGCGCGCTGGTGCGCCACATCCGCACCCACGGCGCGCAGGAGGCGGTGATTTCCAGCCTGGACCTCGACCCGGCCGCGCTGGTTGCGCGCGCCAAGGCCTCGCCCGGACTCGTCGGGCGCGACCTGGTAAAGGAAGTCACCTGCGAGGCCTCATTCGACTGGGAACTCGGAGACTGGACGCTGGGCGAGGGCTATCACCGCCCCACCACAGAGGAGCTGCGCGCGGCGCCGTTGGTCGTTGCGCTCGACTACGGGGCCAAGCGGAACATCCTGCGCCGCCTGGTCGCGAGCGGCTTTCGGGTGCGCGTGATGCCAGCGACGGCAACCGCGCAGCAGGTGCTGGCGGCCGGCCCCGATGGCGTCTTTCTTTCCAACGGGCCGGCGGATCCGGCGGCGCTGCCGTATGCGCATGCGGCCGTACGCGAATTGATCGGCAAAAAGCCGATTTTCGGCATCTGCCTCGGTCATCAGATTCTCGGGCTCGCGCTCGGCGGGCGGACCTACAAGCTGACCTTCGGCCATCACGGCGCGAATCATCCGGTAATGGATCTGCGCACGCGCAGGGTGGAAATCACTTCGCAGAATCACGGCTTCGCGGTGGACGCCGATTCGCTGGCCGGACGCGCCGAGCTTTCCCATCTCAACCTCAACGACCGAACCGTCGAAGGGCTGCGCGGCGTCGGGGTGCCGTTCTTCTCCGTGCAGTATCATCCCGAGGCCTCGCCCGGGCCGCACGACGCGAGCTATCTGTTCCGCCGCTTCCGCCGCCTGGTCGAGGCGTTCCCGCGCTGGGGTGCCGAGGCGCTGGATCGGATCGCGACGGAGGAAGGGCACGGAGCCGTCGCGTGA
- a CDS encoding phosphoribosyltransferase family protein — MARLFKNDVVSIEDLSTADIERIFELADSFATALESGETFERARGLIMATLFYEPSTRTRLSFESAMHRLGGAVISSPDMQASSAAKGETLADTVRVVGSYADLIVVRHPCDGAARVAAEYAPCPVLNAGDGSREHPTQTLCDLYVLRRKKGRLRGLTVAICGDLKFGRTVHSLIYALARFGANIVAVPYHGMNVPGYVLERVAAERNYGFSTVTMEELRGLAGGIDALYLTPSAPHQMALFTAEMPLEGPPPAAQPPAALDAFYLTRLQRERMGDKGAGVQPYGHFDARALRTTRTHEAVVMHPLPRTDELAYELDTDPRAVYFEQAAAGVPVRMALIAWLLEQTESAAHDAGPGAIRFKAHPAPRCPNPSCISRHETSYIAPRFRLGRAAPSSALVLICELCERELRVEYVGHARTRRYYHFDESLYGYVRRWIDEGSLAAFESVKQAEEDGYEPYRRGPQREIMNAGEVAAACGALAKQIIADLPDLAAVSIVGVVSHGALLALRLRDLIEAETGVRPPCGALDVFGGQAALHPLDGGSALDVEDRTIVLVDDVINSGWTVQRAMTALWQRGRPAAVKLAVLIDRGHRALPIRPNYVGKNIPTARAERVQVRLVPPDGASARTKTQDRVVIYSMVESLKEGEGAA; from the coding sequence ATGGCGCGGTTGTTCAAAAACGACGTCGTCTCGATCGAGGACCTCAGCACCGCCGACATCGAGCGCATCTTCGAGCTCGCCGACTCTTTCGCCACCGCGCTCGAGAGCGGCGAGACGTTCGAGCGCGCGCGCGGCCTGATCATGGCGACGCTTTTTTACGAACCCTCGACCCGCACCCGGCTGAGCTTCGAGTCCGCGATGCATCGCCTGGGCGGCGCGGTCATCAGTTCGCCCGACATGCAGGCCTCCTCGGCCGCCAAGGGCGAGACGCTGGCCGACACAGTGCGCGTGGTCGGTTCGTATGCGGACCTTATCGTAGTGCGCCATCCGTGCGACGGGGCGGCGCGGGTCGCCGCCGAGTACGCGCCGTGCCCGGTGCTCAACGCGGGCGACGGCAGCCGCGAGCATCCAACTCAAACCCTGTGCGACCTCTACGTCCTGCGGCGCAAGAAGGGGCGCCTGCGCGGCCTGACTGTCGCGATCTGCGGCGATCTGAAGTTCGGCCGCACCGTGCACTCACTGATTTACGCGCTGGCCCGCTTCGGCGCCAACATCGTTGCCGTGCCGTACCACGGGATGAACGTGCCGGGCTATGTGCTCGAACGCGTCGCGGCGGAGCGCAATTACGGCTTTTCGACGGTCACGATGGAGGAGTTGCGCGGGCTCGCGGGCGGAATCGACGCGCTCTACCTCACGCCCAGCGCGCCCCATCAAATGGCGCTGTTCACCGCGGAGATGCCGCTGGAGGGCCCGCCGCCTGCCGCCCAGCCGCCGGCCGCGCTCGACGCCTTCTACCTGACCCGCCTGCAGCGCGAGCGCATGGGTGACAAGGGGGCGGGAGTGCAACCCTACGGCCACTTCGACGCGCGCGCGCTGAGGACCACGCGCACTCACGAGGCGGTCGTGATGCATCCGCTGCCGCGCACAGACGAGCTCGCCTACGAACTCGACACTGACCCGCGCGCCGTGTACTTCGAGCAGGCCGCCGCGGGAGTTCCGGTGCGGATGGCGCTGATCGCGTGGCTGCTCGAGCAGACCGAAAGCGCCGCGCATGACGCCGGGCCGGGCGCAATCCGCTTCAAGGCCCATCCGGCGCCGCGCTGCCCGAACCCGAGCTGCATCAGCCGCCACGAAACTTCCTACATCGCGCCGCGCTTCCGGCTCGGCCGCGCCGCCCCATCCTCGGCGCTGGTGCTGATTTGCGAGCTATGCGAGCGCGAGCTTCGGGTTGAGTACGTCGGCCACGCGCGCACCCGCCGCTACTACCATTTCGACGAGAGCCTGTACGGATACGTCCGCCGATGGATCGACGAGGGTTCGCTCGCCGCCTTCGAGAGCGTCAAGCAAGCCGAAGAGGACGGCTACGAGCCGTATCGGCGCGGCCCGCAGCGCGAAATCATGAATGCGGGCGAGGTCGCCGCCGCGTGCGGCGCGCTGGCGAAGCAAATCATCGCCGATCTTCCTGACCTCGCGGCGGTTTCGATTGTCGGCGTGGTCAGCCACGGTGCGCTGCTCGCGCTCCGCCTGCGGGATCTGATCGAGGCCGAGACGGGCGTGCGTCCGCCGTGCGGCGCGCTCGACGTCTTCGGCGGCCAGGCCGCGCTGCATCCGTTGGATGGCGGCTCCGCCCTCGACGTCGAGGATCGCACGATCGTCCTGGTGGACGACGTGATCAACAGCGGATGGACCGTCCAGCGCGCAATGACGGCGCTGTGGCAGCGCGGGCGACCGGCCGCGGTCAAGCTCGCCGTGTTGATCGACCGCGGCCATCGCGCGCTGCCGATCCGACCCAACTACGTCGGCAAGAACATCCCAACCGCGCGCGCCGAGCGCGTACAGGTCCGCCTGGTGCCCCCCGACGGCGCCTCGGCGCGGACCAAGACACAGGACCGCGTCGTTATCTACTCGATGGTCGAGTCACTCAAGGAAGGCGAGGGTGCGGCATGA
- a CDS encoding dihydroorotase: MSRLLIRGGRLIDPANSRDEVCDVLIADGEIEAIVRTGNPQAGAAMPGAPVIDAAGWWVVPGLIDPHVHLRDPGFPEKETIATGLRAAAAGGFTAVAAMANTSPVNDCPEITRYMLAQAAEVHAARLIPVSAVTRDLEGGEMVDFAAMAAAGARLFSDDGIPIDDQALLARALEEAARAGFAISLHEEDRALTGSGAVNAGEVSKRLGVAGAPAAAEIDRVRRDLALAIGAGAAVHVAHVSTAEALELIRAARKRGAQVTCEVTPHHFALDERAALRWGPNAKMAPPLRSPRDVEAVLAAIADGTIDMIATDHAPHDPDSKRMARLARFFGADRECGRLPEDAAEALSHAANGVVGLETALGLALGLVHRGVIDAPRMVRMMSLNPARLLRIDGGAIEAGVRADLTLIDPNSKWTVDPMKFISKSRNTPFGGRELEGKAMVTIVAGEIVYDARTEARV, from the coding sequence ATGAGCCGGCTCCTGATCCGCGGCGGACGCCTGATCGATCCAGCCAATTCCCGCGACGAGGTTTGCGACGTGCTGATCGCGGATGGCGAGATCGAGGCGATCGTACGGACAGGGAACCCGCAAGCCGGCGCTGCGATGCCGGGTGCGCCGGTGATCGATGCCGCCGGATGGTGGGTCGTGCCGGGGCTGATCGACCCGCACGTCCATCTGCGTGATCCCGGCTTTCCCGAAAAGGAGACTATCGCTACGGGCCTGCGTGCGGCGGCCGCAGGCGGCTTTACGGCGGTAGCCGCGATGGCCAACACGTCGCCGGTCAATGATTGCCCCGAGATCACGCGTTACATGCTCGCTCAAGCGGCCGAAGTCCACGCCGCGCGGCTCATCCCGGTCTCGGCCGTGACGCGTGACCTTGAGGGCGGCGAGATGGTCGATTTCGCGGCGATGGCCGCGGCGGGCGCGCGGCTGTTCTCCGACGACGGGATTCCGATCGATGATCAGGCGCTGCTGGCACGGGCGTTGGAGGAAGCGGCGCGGGCCGGATTCGCCATCTCGCTGCACGAAGAGGACCGCGCGCTGACCGGCAGCGGCGCGGTCAACGCCGGCGAGGTCTCGAAGCGCCTCGGCGTGGCCGGCGCTCCTGCGGCCGCCGAGATCGATCGCGTGCGTCGCGACCTCGCGCTGGCGATCGGCGCGGGAGCTGCGGTGCATGTCGCGCACGTCTCGACCGCCGAAGCGCTCGAGCTGATTCGCGCCGCGCGCAAGCGCGGCGCCCAGGTCACCTGTGAAGTGACACCCCATCATTTCGCGCTCGACGAGCGGGCAGCGCTCAGATGGGGGCCGAACGCCAAAATGGCGCCGCCGCTGCGCAGTCCGCGCGACGTTGAAGCCGTTCTGGCCGCGATCGCCGACGGCACGATCGACATGATCGCTACCGATCATGCTCCGCACGACCCGGACTCCAAGCGGATGGCGCGCCTTGCCAGATTCTTCGGCGCCGACCGCGAATGCGGCCGCCTGCCCGAGGACGCCGCCGAGGCGCTGAGCCATGCGGCCAACGGCGTAGTGGGGCTGGAGACCGCGCTCGGCCTGGCGCTCGGGCTGGTCCATCGCGGGGTCATCGACGCGCCGCGGATGGTCCGGATGATGTCGCTTAATCCGGCGCGTTTGCTCAGAATCGACGGCGGCGCCATCGAGGCGGGAGTACGTGCGGACCTCACGCTTATCGACCCAAACAGTAAGTGGACGGTGGACCCGATGAAGTTCATCTCGAAGAGTCGCAATACGCCGTTTGGCGGGCGCGAGCTTGAGGGCAAGGCGATGGTGACGATCGTGGCCGGCGAAATCGTGTATGACGCGCGCACGGAGGCGCGGGTCTGA